One window of the Podospora pseudocomata strain CBS 415.72m chromosome 7, whole genome shotgun sequence genome contains the following:
- a CDS encoding hypothetical protein (EggNog:ENOG503NVVI; COG:Q): MPYPETFTGFQVNGPETWTEFHKNEFQPKPFGDYDVDIKIEACGVCGSDVHTISGGWGEQHFPLAVGHEIIGTAIRVGSKVSLIKEGQRVGVGAQSYSCLDCRQCKNDNETYCQKQLDTYGAKWPDTGIVSQGGYSSHVRTHEHWVFPIPDALPSTVAAPMLCAGLTAYSPLVRNGCGPGKKVGIVGLGGIGHLGLLFAKALGAEVWAISRTHSKEADAKAMGADGFLATSDRDWNVPHKMTFDLIINTANSFEGFDLDAYLSLLDIHAKWVSVGLPEDDGIKVRNQTFLTNGCFFGSSHLGSRKEVLTMLQLAADKGIKTWVQEVQINKENLAETLTKLHNNDVRYRYCLTGYEEQFGA, encoded by the exons ATGCCATATCCCGAGACCTTCACCGGGTTCCAGGTGAATGGACCAGAGACCTGGACCGAGTTCCACAAGAACGAGTTCCAACCGAAGCCATTTGGCGATTACGATGTGGATATCAAGATTGAGGcttgtggtgtgtgcgggAGTGATGTCCATACCATCAGTGGCGGCTGGGGAGAGCAGCATTTCCCTCTCGCAGTTGGTCACG AAATAATAGGCACCGCTATCCGCGTGGGATCAAAGGTGTCTCTTATTAAAGAaggccagcgcgtcggtgTCGGAGCTCAAAGTTATTCTTGCCTCGACTGCCGACAATGCAAAAACGACAACGAAACCTACTGCCAAAAACAGCTGGACACGTACGGCGCTAAATGGCCCGACACAGGCATCGTCTCCCAAGGTGGCTATTCCAGCCATGTGAGAACACACGAGCACTG ggtcttccccatccccgacgCTCTCCCCTCTACCGTTGCTGCCCCTATGCTCTGCGCCGGCTTGACCGCCTACTCCCCCCTCGTCCGTAATGGCTGCGGCCCCGGCAAGAAAGTAGGCATCGTCGGGCTCGGCGGCATCGGCCATCTGGGTCTCCTGTTCGCCAAGGCCCTCGGCGCCGAAGTCTGGGCCATCTCCCGCACGCACAGCAAGGAAGCTGATGCCAAAGCCATGGGCGCTGACGGGTTTCTGGCCACGTCAGACAGGGACTGGAACGTGCCTCACAAGATGACCTTtgacctcatcatcaacacggCGAACTCGTTTGAAGGGTTTGATCTGGACGCGTATCTGAGTTTGTTGGATATTCACGCCAAATGGGTCAGTGTCGGTTTGCCAGAGGATGACGGAATCAAGGTCCGGAACCAGACATTCTTGACCAACGGGTGTTTCTTTGGAAGCTCGCACTTGGGGAGCAGGAAGGAGGTGTTGACTATGCTGCAGCTGGCGGCTGACAAGGGGATCAAGACCTGGGTGCAGGAGGTCCAAATCAACAAAGAGAATCTCGCCGAGACGCTGACAAAGCTGCACAACAATGATGTACGGTATCGGTATTGCCTGACTGGCTACGAGGAGCAGTTCGGGGCCTGA
- a CDS encoding hypothetical protein (EggNog:ENOG503NXXI; COG:N), producing the protein MAPLNPYTYIQCPCSDSASLGRPSDATSPTSADGDEEDNAFDPRAPRANFSLYPLEYLLYCEDCHQIRCPRCITEEIATYFCPSCLFEVPSSNLKSEGNRCTRSCFQCPICIGPLSVTSIEAPPSDPSLLAPDRAGTPHTTYSLICSYCSWSSTEIGIQFDKPNSIHAQLAKIRNGGASRLTAKERKERRKELSHRGGEAALAASSEAAAGQDMDLETQFANLKLFYNSQLADPNAGDNGFSSLGDLGFSSPSSLSRIMNLYTGGKLHDPRAKSKLGAMREAITADEGLLETDLDESSLITQLHQSDFLDTASSTQICSQPPNLGETHLYGAARFNSSLRPIPYLLRTKRSKRCPVCRHIISKPEAKVQTTRFRIRLVAGSYIPSITIRRLNLSGPNGPAAPAILGDLLEPLKPVHFVLTFKNPIFESLKVTLGAPAKTPGRFPSKVTVLCPQFDIDANTDVWDEALKENDRESSGKSRRRAGTESQFQVEVGKIWERGRNWVSIIVEVVPASLKLEPGRDVLKQDEDVLEIPLFVRIEWEAEGGGDDAASGTGRDKDQKEKKELAYWCVLGLGRIKQG; encoded by the exons ATGGCGCCCTTGAATCCATACACGTACATTCAATGTCCCTGCTCCGACTCAGCATCGCTTGGGCGGCCTTCAGACGCAACATCGCCGACCAGTGCTGAcggtgacgaagaagatAACGCCTTCGATCCCCGTGCCCCGCGAGCCAACTTCAGTCTTTACCCCCTCGAGTATCTCTTGTACTGCGAAGACTGTCACCAGATTCGCTGCCCTCGCTGTATCACTGAGGAGATTGCGACCTACTTCTGTCCCAGTTGTCTGTTTGAAGTGCCGAGCAGCAACCTTAAGAGTGAGGGCAACAG ATGTACTCGCAGCTGCTTCCAGTGCCCAATATGCATTGGGCCCCTTTCCGTAACGAGCATAGAGGCACCGCCGTCAGACCCAAGTCTACTTGCCCCTGACCGCGCTGGCACACCGCACACGACATACTCGCTGATTTGCTCCTACTGCAGCTGGAGCTCGACCGAAATCGGCATTCAGTTTGACAAGCCGAATAGTATTCACGCTCAGCTCGCCAAAATCCGCAATGGGGGCGCTTCCAGACTCACGGCTAAGGAACGTAAGGAACGGCGTAAGGAGTTGTCCCATCGCGGAGGGGAGGCAGCACTAGCAGCGTCAAGTGAAGCTGCTGCAGGGCAAGATATGGACCTGGAAACACAGTTTGCGAATCTCAAACTGTTTTATAACAGTCAGCTTGCCGATCCAAACGCGGGAGATAACGGCTTCTCGTCTCTGGGAGATCTCGGCTTTTCGTCGCCGTCCTCGTTGTCACGAATAATGAACCTGTACACGGGCGGAAAGCTCCATGACCCAAGAGCCAAGTCCAAGTTGGGCGCCATGCGCGAAGCCATCACGGCCGACGAAGGCCTACTCGAGACAGACCTCGACGAATCCTCACTGATCACTCAACTCCATCAATCAGATTTTCTCGACACAGCGTCAAGCACCCAAATCTGCTCCCAGCCGCCCAACCTGGGAGAAACTCATCTTTATGGAGCTGCCCGGTTCAACTCGTCTCTGCGGCCAATTCCCTACCTCTTGCGTACAAAACGCTCCAAGCGCTGCCCTGTCTGCCGTCACATCATCTCCAAGCCCGAAGCCAAAGTCCAGACCACGCGCTTCAGAATCAGGTTGGTAGCAGGCAGCTATATCCCAAGCATCACCATCCGCCGTCTCAACCTCTCGGGGCCTAATGGGCCCGCTGCCCCCGCCATCCTGGGCGATCTCCTTGAACCTCTCAAGCCGGTGCACTTTGTTCTGACGTTTAAGAACCCGATTTTCGAATCCCTCAAAGTAACCCTCGGTGCCCCGGCCAAAACTCCAGGCAGGTTCCCCAGTAAGGTGACGGTTCTTTGCCCGCAGTTTGACATTGACGCCAACACCGACGTCTGGGATGAGGCGCTCAAGGAAAACGACCGCGAGTCGTCGGGTAAGAGTCGACGTCGGGCGGGGACCGAGAGCCAGTTTCAGGTCGAGGTCGGTAAGATTTGGGAGCGAGGCCGGAACTGGGTAAGTATTATCGTCGAGGTTGTTCCTGCTTCCTTGAAGTTGGAACCAGGTCGGGATGTGCTGAagcaggatgaggatgtgtTGGAGATTCCCTTGTTTGTGCGGATCGAAtgggaggcggagggtggaggtgatgatgctgcttcTGGAACCGGCCGGGACAAGGAtcaaaaggaaaagaaagaattGGCATATTGGTGTGTGCTTGGGCTGGGAAGGATCAAACAGGGTTGA
- a CDS encoding hypothetical protein (COG:O; EggNog:ENOG503NY2T) yields MERSSTPISNLKRWDGDTKGCTAWDSLRRDPELWSRDGSCLVYLYEQGISRRGPSFKVNLDVLFAAKCHPLVARYALRDTPDWTSSDAEEALVSELMGDAISSDRVELYIPNPISVGRPDVRNHQISIRNLFAWVFRRPVVGEHLGSALISLLNSLREYRCPDEDNMGSILGYIDELGYLDMSNRPFHALALVHFAEHFRLKDLYTDALCHCVGMSDHLSDIPEFQIISSPTRKLIRQTKAEMSTYLGRAGQQLRDFLESDFRESQTKLTPGEHSHLDRFRMFLAAYFTKRLGRYPPASIEPPYLVFERDVYATMHQDLDALYQHLADTTLCTTSMPTLAHLKTGGTVLQIVHGFDERNKFTPLDHPLPLVPEVIPKPATRKLSWLSRSDKVKPRQTLVDHASLIKATNKQRSLMANPLVVAYRKLEEDAVFFPSKADKNEKLTHADTRKARWVLIYCISQILRSCSYSPPTCRNMEGVRYNIAIDTSTIIHPWGNEPEPPSPAPACPMPKRSNTLANRPSSPILGRPTLSEAKLSVPPSCDSLLTVSPPCYTPVTVRPSIGSLSARKPHHFRASSSFAKPTPLRAFSTSSQQHHYPHIPIRVGSTRRGRFRRPSCHTFGSVDRFSVEDLKPLPLSLTARGPQANGICSSSTDGLAWASNDASSRRSSNSNRSSSGNSGEDSIGDTSSKVSDASTEVTTPDNIKSTEVSVTLAPDVLSGLAGLRPPPPPPQSALPPLPLSWPPHEGQLHGDGSRSKVSSMGETNGYEQQRDETINDLEVSMQKMASSDSVCTLSSSVCSDDAQSQHSLNQLPLPQPPPLPKKSSRRKLAGLHPRPLRIRKVAATVGLGGSSQQQ; encoded by the exons ATGGAACGTTCATCAACCCCAATATCAAACCTCAAGAGGTGGGATGGCGATACCAAGGGGTGTACGGCTTGGGATAGCCTGAGAAGG GACCCGGAGCTATGGTCTAGGGACGGGAGCTGCCTCGTCTACTTGTACGAGCAAGGTATCTCACGGCGGGGTCCCTCGTTCAAGGTCAATCTTGATGTGCTCTTTGCGGCCAAGTGCCACCCCTTGGTGGCGAGATATGCTTTGCGAGATACTCCTGATTGGACATCGTCAGACGCCGAAGAAGCTCTGGTGAGCGAGCTCATGGGTGACGCCATTTCAAGTGATAGAGTCGAGCTCTACATCCCAAATCCTATATCTGTCGGCAGGCCAGATGTTCGGAACCATCAGATTTCTATTCGCAACCTTTTTGCCTGGGTGTTTCGTCGGCCTGTTGTGGGTGAGCACCTCGGGTCGGCACTCATCAGTCTGCTGAATAGCTTGAGAGAGTATCGTTGCCCTGATGAAGATAACATGGGCAGCATCCTGGGCTACATAGATGAGCTGGGCTATCTGGACATGTCAAACCGACCCTTTCACGCCCTCGCTTTGGTACACTTTGCTGAGCACTTTCGACTAAAAGATCTATACACCGATGCTCTATGTCACTGTGTGGGTATGTCTGACCACCTCAGTGACATTCCTGAGTTTCAA ATTATTAGCTCTCCAACGCGGAAACTGATACGACAAACCAAGGCTGAAATGAGCACATACTTGGGCAGAGCAGGTCAACAGCTCCGAGACTTTCTAGAAAGCGACTTCCGAGAAAGCCAGACAAAACTCACCCCAGGAGAGCATTCGCACTTGGATCGGTTTCGAATGTTTCTTGCGGCGTACTTTACAAAACGGCTAGGAAGATACCCACCGGCATCGATTGAGCCACCATATCTTGTATTTGAGCGGGATGTCTATGCCACAATGCATCAGGACCTGGACGCCCTGTACCAGCACCTTGCGGACACTACTCTCTGCACCACTAGCATGCCGACCTTGGCTCACCTCAAGACCGGCGGCACAGTTCTACAGATTGTTCATGGATTTGACGAGCGGAATAAGTTCACGCCGCTGGACCATCCTCTACCTTTGGTGCCGGAGGTGATTCCGAAGCCGGCGACCCGCAAGTTATCATGGCTCAGCAGGAGTGACAAGGTGAAACCTAGACAAACATTGGTTGATCATGCGTCTTTGATCAAGGCTACCAACAAGCAGAGATCACTGATGGCAAATCCACTTGTCGTCGCTTATCGGAAGCTCGAAGAAGATGCAGTCTTCTTTCCTTCCAAAGCAGACAAGAACGAAAAGCTGACACACGCAGACACACGCAAGGCCCGTTGGGTTCTGATTTATTGCATCAGCCAAATACTGCGAAGTTGTTCATACTCCCCACCGACATGCCGGAACATGGAGGGCGTTCGGTACAACATCGCCATTgacaccagcaccatcatACATCCATGGGGAAACGAGCCAGAGCCCCCTTCTCCGGCTCCAGCGTGTCCAATGCCGAAGCGATCAAACACTCTTGCCAACAGGCCATCATCCCCGATTTTGGGAAGGCCCACTTTATCCGAAGCCAAACTTTCTGTTCCACCATCCTGCGACAGCCTCTTGACCGTGTCACCACCCTGTTACACCCCGGTGACCGTCCGGCCATCTATCGGGTCTCTCTCGGCTCGAAAACCACATCACTTCCGCGCGTCATCCTCATTTGCCAAGCCAACCCCTCTGCGTGCCTTCTCGACCtccagccagcaacaccattATCCCCATATTCCCATCCGAGTCGGCAGCACCCGTCGTGGCAGATTCCGCCGCCCTTCCTGTCACACTTTTGGCTCTGTCGACAGGTTTTCAGTCGAAGATCTCAAACCTCTGCCCCTCAGCCTGACAGCCCGCGGGCCACAGGCGAACGGTATTtgctcctcatcaacagATGGCTTGGCTTGGGCCAGCAACGATgcaagcagcagaagaagcagcaacagcaacaggagcagcagcggcaacagTGGAGAAGACAGCATCGGGGACACCAGCAGCAAAGTCTCAGACGCGTCCACCGAGGTCACCACACCGGACAACATTAAATCCACTGAAGTTTCCGTCACGTTAGCTCCCGATGTTCTCTCCGGCCTCGCCGGGCTAcgtccccctccaccaccgccgcagTCAGCCTTGCCACCTTTACCCCTTTCGTGGCCGCCTCACGAGGGGCAGCTTCACGGCGATGGTAGTCGAAGCAAGGTATCGTCTATGGGTGAGACAAACGGATATGAACAGCAGCGAGACGAGACGATCAATGATTTAGAGGTGAGCATGCAAAAGATGGCGTCGAGCGATTCCGTGTGCACGCTGTCCAGCAGCGTGTGCTCGGATGATGCGCAGTCACAGCATAGTTTGAATCAATTGCCACTGCCGCAGCCGCCTCCGTTACCTAAAaagagcagcaggaggaagctggCGGGATTGCATCCTAGACCTCTGAGGATCAGGAAGGTGGCGGCTACGGTTGGATTGGGTGGAAGttcccagcagcagtag
- a CDS encoding hypothetical protein (EggNog:ENOG503P6KX; COG:T) has translation MICRTCLRARLAQRLPSTVPKRTLFAATTRCAPAITTNFAIPARPQHQFPRIADHAQRLYSSESTASASQSSEPPSALPRPEDLTEGEAQVWDILVAEFAPTQLLVQDISGGCGSMYGIDISSEKFRGLNMLKQQRLVNAALGDLVKEWHGVQLKTRAP, from the coding sequence ATGATCTGCCGTACCTGTCTGCGCGCCCGCCTCGCCCAAAGgctcccctccaccgtcccgAAGCGAACCCTTTTtgccgccaccacccgctGCGCACCAGCAATCACTACCAACTTCGCTATCCCCGCTCGCCCCCAACACCAATTCCCACGAATCGCAGACCATGCACAACGGCTCTACTCGTCAGAGAGCACAGCTTCCGCCTCCCAGTCCTCAGAGCCCCCTTCAGCTCTTCCCAGACCAGAAGACTTGACAGAAGGAGAAGCACAAGTGTGGGATATACTCGTGGCAGAGTTTGCGCCGACCCAGCTCCTGGTGCAAGACATCTCTGGCGGGTGCGGCTCCATGTACGGCATCGACATTTCTTCTGAGAAGTTCAGGGGGTTGAACATGCTCAAGCAGCAGAGGCTGGTCAACGCCGCGCTGGGGGACCTGGTCAAGGAGTGGCACGGTGTCCAGCTCAAGACCCGGGCGCCTTGA
- a CDS encoding hypothetical protein (EggNog:ENOG503NWUG; MEROPS:MER0047718; COG:O), which produces MVRLDLATVLLAVAAAVNAVQVDTPEVLPGAYIVEYENDQDTNAFVRKFGGRASLRKDLRFKLFKGASIQFKDTKNAEEMAAKVAKLPTIKRIFPVRRYPIPQHDVLSTGDDAAALVKRQLGGNVTNSFSPHLMTQVNKFKEAGITGKGIKIAVIDTGIDYTHPALGGCFGPGCLVSYGADLVGDAFNGANQPRPDNDPVDNCNGHGTHVAGIIAAQSNNPYGIVGAAEGVQLGAYRVFGCQGDVGNDLLIAAYNMAYEAGSDIITASIGGASGWSEDPWAAVVSRIVENGVPCVVSAGNDGAAGVFYASTAANGKQVTAIASVDNVITPALLANATYQIDSKSEFFGFTGGDPQSWNSVSLPLWTVNYNTTDEAHGCDPYPASTPNLSGYIVLIRRGSCTFVQKVENAVAKGARYVIFYNNVPGTLSVTARVPGLSAVATIPSGTGELWVKALESGKRVLVNMANPSTAPKFLANFDNPTSGGYLSSFTSWGPTFEVESKPQFSTPGGYILSTYPRLLGSYGVLSGTSMACPLAAAIYALVMNVRGTKDPKTIENLLSSTAKPNLFRRDGVSSPYLAPVPQQGAGLVQAWDAAKATTLLSTSGLSFNDTDHFNPVQTFTVSNTGSSSVTYSLSNVGAATAYTYSSPGALTPASLPSVELTGNFASLAFTPSTFTLGAGQRRIVTVKATAPTGLDVKRLPVYSGYIAINGSDSSALSLPYLGVAGSLHSVVVLNSDNTLLARARDSTNSPVAANLTFTLPPPGQSNITAVRNRADMPKLVVTLAMGSAMIRVDVVPMTNCSTAAQNAKVVFGTRTLGQPEEFPSWYNPRGTLQYAWDGRLADGSYVPAGRYKLTVRALRIFGDESKSEEYDVTETVPFRIRYLTEGKTQKRKRFVKGERALWTVGVERRQTPEQCEADERTLKQ; this is translated from the exons ATGGTCCGGTTAGATCTCGCGACTGTGTTGCTGGCGGTGGCAGCCGCAGTGAATGCGGTACAGGTTGACACGCCCGAAGTCCTGCCAGGTGCATACATTGTTGAGTATGAGAATGATCAG GATACCAATGCTTTTGTCCGCaagtttggggggagggcgtcACTTCGCAAAGACTTGCGCTTCAAACTGTTCAAGGGTGCGTCGATTCAGTTCAAGGACACCAAGAATGCCGAAGAAATGGCGGCCAAGGTGGCCAAGCTGCCCACCATCAAGCGAATCTTCCCTGTGCGACGGTACCCGATCCCACAGCACGATGTTCTTTCGACGGGCGACGATGCTGCTGCCCTCGTCAAGCGCCAGCTTGGCGGCAACGTCACCAACAGCTTCTCGCCGCACCTGATGACACAGGTAAACAAGTTCAAGGAGGCAGGAATCACAGGAAAGGGCATCAAGATTGCCGTTATCGACACGGGT ATCGATTACACTCACCCGGCCCTGGGGGGTTGCTTTGGTCCAGGCTGCTTGGTTTCCTACGGGGCTGATCTAGTGGGTGATGCGTTCAACGGTGCGAACCAGCCGAGACCAGACAACGACCCCGTTGATAACTGCAATGGCCACGGCACACACGTTGCGGGTATTATTGCTGCTCAGTCAAATAATCCCTACGGTATCGTCGGGGCCGCCGAGGGCGTACAGCTGGGCGCCTACCGTGTGTTTGGCTGCCAGGGCGATGTGGGCAATGACCTCTTGATTGCTGCGTACAACATGGCATATGAGGCTGGAAGCGACATCATCACAGCCTCTATTGGCGGTGCATCAGGCTGGAGCGAGGACCCTTGGGCTGCCGTCGTCTCACGAATTGTGGAGAACGGCGTGCCATGTGTTGTGTCGGCTGGAAATGATGGCGCTGCCGGTGTCTTTTATGCTTCGACCGCGGCCAACGGCAAGCAGGTGACTGCCATTGCGTCTGTCGACAACGTCATCACGCCCGCGCTTCTTGCCAACGCGACCTACCAAATCGATTCCAAGAGCGAGTTTTTTGGCTTTACTGGCGGCGACCCGCAAAGCTGGAACAGTGTCAGCCTCCCACTATGGACTGTTAACTACAACACGACAGATGAGGCTCACGGATGCGACCCTTATCctgcctccacccccaaTCTCTCTGGCTACATTGTGCTGATCCGTCGTGGCTCTTGCACCTTTGTGCAAAAGGTCGAGAATGCTGTTGCGAAGGGAGCCAGGTATGTCATTTTTTACAACAACGTCCCAGGCACACTCAGCGTGACAGCGCGAGTGCCGGGTCTGTCGGCTGTTGCTACCATTCCCTCCGGAACGGGCGAGCTGTGGGTGAAGGCATTGGAATCCGGGAAAAGAGTGCTGGTCAACATGGCCAACCCGTCCACGGCCCCCAAGTTCCTCGCCAACTTTGACAATCCGACAAGCGGTGGTTATCTCAGCAGTTTTACCAGCTGGGGTCCTACCTTTGAAGTGGAATCCAAGCCTCAATTCTCCACCCCTGGTGGCTACATTCTGTCAACCTACCCTCGTCTTCTCGGTTCATATGGCGTTCTTTCAGGCACCTCGATGGCTTGCCCCTTGGCGGCAGCCATCTACGCCCTGGTCATGAACGTCCGCGGCACCAAGGACCCAAAGACGATTGAGAACTTGTTGTCATCTACAGCAAAACCCAACCTGTTCCGCCGGGATGGTGTATCCTCCCCATATCTGGCTCCTGTTCCCCAACAGGGTGCTGGCCTGGTGCAGGCATGGGATGCTGCCAAGGCTACGACCCTACTCAGCACCTCTGGCCTTTCTTTCAACGATACAGATCACTTCAACCCTGTTCAAACATTCACCGTCTCCAACACGGGTTCGTCATCGGTCACTTACTCTCTGAGCAATGTCGGTGCCGCTACTGCCTACACTTATAGCTCACCCGGCGCTCTCACGCCTGCTTCTCTCCCCAGTGTCGAGCTGACAGGTAACTTTGCCTCCCTGGCGTTTACCCCTTCCACCTTCACCCTCGGAGCTGGCCAACGCAGGATCGTCACAGTCAAGGCGACGGCACCCACCGGCCTCGACGTGAAGCGGTTGCCCGTTTATTCTGGTTACATCGCCATCAACGGCTCCGACAGTTCGgccctttccctcccctaTCTCGGTGTTGCTGGCTCCCTTCACTCGGTTGTTGTCCTTAACAGCGACAACACCCTGCTTGCACGGGCCCGCGACAGCACCAACTCTCCTGTGGCGGCAAATCTGACCTTCACCTTGCCCCCACCTGGACAATCGAACATCACAGCCGTCCGCAACCGCGCCGATATGCCCAAGCTCGTGGTGACACTGGCTATGGGTAGCGCCATGATCCGCGTCGACGTCGTGCCCATGACCAACTGTTCGACAGCAGCGCAGAACGCCAAGGTCGTGTTTGGTACTCGCACTCTTGGCCAGCCAGAGGAGTTCCCCAGCTGGTACAACCCCCGCGGGACCTTGCAGTACGCCTGGGATGGCAGGCTCGCTGATGGAAGCTACGTTCCTGCGGGTAGGTACAAGCTCACGGTGAGAGCATTGAGGATATTTGGAGATGAGTCCAAGTCCGAAGAATATGATGTCACGGAGACTGTGCCGTTCAGGATACGGTATCTGACTGAGGGCAAGACgcaaaagaggaagaggtttgtcaagggggagagggcgcTATGGACGGtcggggtggagaggaggcagaCGCCGGAGCAGTGTGAGGCTGACGAGAGGACTCTCAAGCAGTGA
- a CDS encoding hypothetical protein (EggNog:ENOG503Q468) gives MKFLNAAIAAASFGSVLAAPAIDARHDKPTATVTVPADCPCNTGSPAGGSSISLPTNLPSVSVPVNIIPSTSCTDDAASSTGAPGTPGTPNIPGIPNVPGTPNVPGVPNVPGTPAVPDYPNVPIVDVDVDVPGTPGTPGTPNTPDIPGDDSDDDNDNDDDSSDSDSDDEDNNGTPIVDGDVDIDVPGTPGTPAIPTASGNPTIDLDVVVSPIVDLDVEITIPAITADVDVNVVIADLVAIIVQIEAQVQTDIQLILDIIGAVDIDVDALIAVLIDLQAQIDLLVGDITPTLNALLLNVDLLVDLNLAVVLDLVADVQALLGEIEVTVQGLLALDADILLVISANLEVILGLVVDISVPIVDVVVDIVANVGASVGAVVAGVVADIQVVLDAIVDLTALLRVDLGTIVALRK, from the exons ATGAAGTTTCtcaacgccgccatcgccgccgccagcttcGGGTCCGTCCTCGCTGCGCCCGCCATTGACGCCCGCCATGACAAGCCTACTGCCACGGTGACTGTCCCAGCTGATTGCCCATGCAACACTGGCTCTCCtgccggcggcagcagcatcagcctcCCTACCAACCTTCCCTCGGTTTCTGTCCcggtcaacatcatcccctcaacctcttgcACAGATGATGCCGCTTCTTCAACAGGCGCTCCAGGCACTCCCGGCACTCCCAACATCCCCGGCATTCCTAATGTTCCGGGCACCCCCAATGTCCCGGGTGTACCCAATGTTCCCGGCACTCCTGCTGTTCCCGATTACCCCAACGTTCCCATCGTTGATGTCGATGTCGACGTTCCAGGCACACCTGGCACACCAGGCACACCAAACACCCCAGACATCCCAGgtgacgacagcgacgatgacaacgacaacgacgacgacagcagtgacagcgacagcgacgacgaggacaacAACGGTACTCCCATCGTCGATGGTGATGTAGACATTGATGTTCCTGGCACCCCTGGCACCCCTGCTATCCCCACCGCTTCTGGCAACCCTACCATCGACCTTGACGTTGTCGTTAGCCCCATCGTGGACCTCGATGTTGAGATCACTATTCCTGCCATTACTGCTGATGTCGATGTTAACGTTGTCATTGCCGACCTCGTTGCCATCATCGTCCAGATTGAGGCTCAGGTCCAGACCGATATCCAGCTCATTC TTGACATTATCGGCGCTGTCGAcattgatgttgatgctCTCATTGCCGTCCTCATCGACCTCCAGGCCCAGATTGACCTCCTCGTTGGCGACATCACCCCCACTCTCAacgctctcctcctcaacgttGACCTCCTTGTTgacctcaacctcgctgtcgtcctcgacctcgtTGCCGATGTCCAGGCTCTCCTTGGCGAGATTGAAGTTACCGTCCAGGGTCTCCTTGCCCTCGATGCTG acatcctcctcgtcatctccgCCAACCTCGAGGTTATCCTCGGCCTCGTTGTCGACATCTCTGTCCCCATTGTTGACGTTGTCGTTGACATCGTTGCCAACGTCGGTGCCTCTGTTGGTGCCGTTGTTGCCGGCGTTGTTGCCGACATCCAGGTCGTCCTCGATGCCATCGTCGACCTCACTGCCCTCCTCCGGGTGGACCTTGGCACCATCGTTGCCCTCCGCAAGTAA